The sequence CGATGCCGGTGCAGCCGTTCAGCAACAGGAACGGCAGCTGGGCCGGCAGCACGGTGGGCTCCTGCTGGGAGCCGTCGAAGTTGGAGGCGAAATCGACGGTGTCGTTGCCGATCTCATCCAGCAGGCCCTCGTTGGCGATCGGGGCCAGCCGCGTTTCGGTGTAGCGCATGGCGGCCGGCGGATCGTCGTCCACCGAGCCGAAGTTGCCGTGGCCATCGAGCAGCGGATGGCGGCTGGCAAAGGTCTGCACCAGGCGCACCAGGGCGTCGTAGACCGCCTGGTCGCCGTGGGGGTGGTATTTGCCGAGCACGTCGCCCACGACGCGGGCGCACTTGCGGTAGGGGCGGTCGGGGGTGAGCCCGAGCTCATGCATCGCGAACAGGATGCGCCGCTGCACCGGCTTGAGGCCATCGCGGACGTCGGGCAGGGCCCGTCCCACGATCACGCTCATGGCGTATTCCAGATACGAGCGCTGCATCTCCTGATGCAGGGCAATCGGCTGGATGCGGCCCGCCCACTCGGATCCGCCGTTGCCTTCGTTGCCGCGCTCCTCGGCCATCCGCTGCTGAAGTCTGGGGGCGAGAGGTGGGGCTCAGCCTACCGATCAGCTGCCGTGGGGGATTGCGGCGCCCAGGAGTGCCGCCGCCGCTGCCGATGGCTCACCCGATCGCTCAGAGGCCGATGCCATCCTCCGGGCTGGCATTGGCCATGGCGCGGTCCACCTGGGCCCTGAGCTCCCGCTGCTCGAACAGCTGCTGGGTGGTGGTGCGCAGTTTCGGCCCCCACAACTGCTCCTTCTGATAGCTGTCCAGCACATAGTTGGGTTCGGCGTCGAGCGCCTTGCCGGCCCGCTCCAGGGCTTCGCTGCGGGCTTCACCGCCCCGGCGGAACAGGCTGGCGGCCAGGGCCAGGTTGGGTTCAGCGGCGTCGGGTTTGATCCGCAGCACCCGCCGCCAGCGGCTGATCGCCTCATCCACGCTGCCCTGCTCGTAGAGCACCAGGGCCTGATTGTTGATGGCTTCCCAGAAGTCCTTGCGCAGGCCACTGGCCCGCTCGAAGGCCTTGAGGGCCTGGGAGGGCTGGTTCAGCAGGATGTGGGCATTGCCGAGGTCGAAGTAGGCGCTGGCGTTGCGGCTGTCGAGCCGCAGGCCCTGCTCCAGCAGGCCGATCGCCTGCTCCGGGCGGCCATCCCGCAGGGCCAGGGACCCCTCGGCGAACCAGATGCCGGCGTTGCTGGGATCGAGTTGCTTCGCCCTGGCCAGGGAGACGGCCGCCTCCTGGCGCTGGTTGCTGCGCAGCTGGGCCTCCGCCAGCAGCATCCAGCCGCGCGGATCGCCAGGCAGGAGCTGCACCGTCAGGGCAGCCAGCCGGGCGGCGTCTTCGGCCTGGCCCAGACGCAGCAGCCTGGCGGCCGCCTGGGCGATGCCCAGGCCGGCACCCTGCAGCTCCTCGGCTTTCGGAACGTAGGCGTAGGGCACCAGGGCCTGGGCCGGGAGCGTCTGGCTGAGGGTCAGTCCCAGGGCAACGCGTGCAAGGGCGCGCAGCCAGCGCGAACTCATTGACATGGATCAAGGCTCTCCCACCCTAGGGAGTGGCTTTCGAACCGGTTCAGGCTCCGGCCGCCCCAGGGCCGCCCGCAGGTTGCGTCGCCACATCCACGGCTTGATCCGCCTCAGGGCCGAAGCGCGCAGCCGCTCGTCCCACTGCGCGTCACTCCACTGCAGGGCGTCGGCCGAAAGGCTCAGCCACCAGGGTCTCGGTGCCAGGTCGGGATCGCTTGTGCTCTCCAGGGGCTGCTGGTTCCAGGGGCAGGCCTCCTGGCAGAGGTCGCAGCCCGCCACCCAGCCCTGCAGCTGCTCGGCGATCGCGGCGGGGAGCTGCGGGTCGCGGCTCTCGATTGTGTGGAAGGCGATGCAGCGCCGGCTGTCCACCACGAAGGGCTCCCGGATCGCTCCGGTGGGGCAGGCCGGCAGGCAGAGGCTGCAACTGCCGCAGAGGGGCACGGCCGGTTGGTCCGGCGGCAGCGCCACGCTGGTGAGCAGATGGCCCAGCAGCAGCCAGGAGCCCTTACGGCGATGGATCAGGTTGCCGTGCTTGCCGATCCAGCCCAGACCGGCTTCCTCCGCCCAGGCCTTGTCCATCAGCGGTGCGCTGTCCACACAGGCCCGCCAGCGGCAGCCGGGCACCTGGCTTTCCAGCCAGCGGCCCAGCTGCCGCAGGCGCCCGTCGATCACCCGGTGGTAGTCCCGACCCCAGCCGTAGCGGGCCACCTTCAGGGCGCCGCGGGGCCGTTCCGCCGCAACGTGATAGTTCAGCCCCACCGCCAGCAGGCTGCGCACGCCGGGCAGCAGCGTTTCCACCTCACGACGGCGCGGATCGGCCATCCAGGCCATCGTTGCCTGGTCTCCCCGCTGCAGCCAACGCTCGAGCGCCGCGCTGCGCAGTGGCAGCCGCGGCCCTCCCGGTACGGCGGCCACCCCCACGGGATCGAATCCCAGGGCCAGGGCCCGCTGCTTCAGGGCCTCCGCCAGATCGGCCGGATCGCCCGTCGGCTCTGGCTTGCGGCCATGGCCGAAGCGGGCGCGCTGGGTGCCGCTCGGCATCGCCCGTACAGTTGCCACGCAATCTCATTCTGCAACGCAACGCCAGTGAGTACAGCTCCCCACGGCCGCCTGGCCTTCCTCCTGCGCTGGATCGGCCTCACCCTGGTGCTGCTCATGGCGCTGCAGATCGCAGCTCTCGTTGCCGCCTGGAACTGGTCGCTGGAGCCGTTCCGCCAGGTGTTCGTCGATCGACTCGTGTCCGAGTCGCCCATGGCCCTGGTGGGCCTGCTGCTGATGCTGTTCGGCAGCCGCCTCGAGGCGGCCTCCTCCCGGACGGCCCTGCGCTGGACCACGGGCGTGCTGGCCATCCTCTTGGCCGTGGCGATGGTGGTGACGGTGCCCGTTGCCGTGGAGGCGGAGCGCTCCCTCATGACCCAGATGCAGGAGTCGGAAGCCCAGATCGCCCAGCAGACCTCCCAGCTGGAGCAGCAGCAACAGCAGCTGCAGGATCCG is a genomic window of Cyanobium sp. NS01 containing:
- a CDS encoding tetratricopeptide repeat protein, whose product is MSSRWLRALARVALGLTLSQTLPAQALVPYAYVPKAEELQGAGLGIAQAAARLLRLGQAEDAARLAALTVQLLPGDPRGWMLLAEAQLRSNQRQEAAVSLARAKQLDPSNAGIWFAEGSLALRDGRPEQAIGLLEQGLRLDSRNASAYFDLGNAHILLNQPSQALKAFERASGLRKDFWEAINNQALVLYEQGSVDEAISRWRRVLRIKPDAAEPNLALAASLFRRGGEARSEALERAGKALDAEPNYVLDSYQKEQLWGPKLRTTTQQLFEQRELRAQVDRAMANASPEDGIGL
- the queG gene encoding tRNA epoxyqueuosine(34) reductase QueG, yielding MPSGTQRARFGHGRKPEPTGDPADLAEALKQRALALGFDPVGVAAVPGGPRLPLRSAALERWLQRGDQATMAWMADPRRREVETLLPGVRSLLAVGLNYHVAAERPRGALKVARYGWGRDYHRVIDGRLRQLGRWLESQVPGCRWRACVDSAPLMDKAWAEEAGLGWIGKHGNLIHRRKGSWLLLGHLLTSVALPPDQPAVPLCGSCSLCLPACPTGAIREPFVVDSRRCIAFHTIESRDPQLPAAIAEQLQGWVAGCDLCQEACPWNQQPLESTSDPDLAPRPWWLSLSADALQWSDAQWDERLRASALRRIKPWMWRRNLRAALGRPEPEPVRKPLPRVGEP
- a CDS encoding HpsJ family protein, encoding MSTAPHGRLAFLLRWIGLTLVLLMALQIAALVAAWNWSLEPFRQVFVDRLVSESPMALVGLLLMLFGSRLEAASSRTALRWTTGVLAILLAVAMVVTVPVAVEAERSLMTQMQESEAQIAQQTSQLEQQQQQLQDPAFVDQLIAEAEREGRIPADASDELKKQRAQEFIDSQLKPQLAQAQQQIDQARLGRDLSVQQRRFGGTGRAMVLAVAFVLVALVALV